A part of Chroicocephalus ridibundus chromosome 5, bChrRid1.1, whole genome shotgun sequence genomic DNA contains:
- the SPATA18 gene encoding mitochondria-eating protein isoform X2, whose protein sequence is MADGLRRLVAAESGRVLQEKLESWYRDYEINSCDQNLNRCCEIIELNSGIQGQLFTILNETAQEGGHYAGVETIKTRLLPWLGTCFSCATSGRLFETNLSLTQDSIERERQLRDLASSQTLQLQELQEELTSTRLQLSHVQQDLKTSRAQEKDALRKLDRLNDYEQQIQILRDEISILDAQKSVLQSRLARSRSPSPRRGENRSPSPPCLRSCSPGQARRTNASRRACLVARFGDIYAQERLDAETLLRTYISDTEMVQRIIFIAAVESFHAAKMAYRQFKVRVRETLSLGHSGPESLEDTVLDYIVRHEDLYDVQASVNEVIRSMNINPKISFPPEIDFIVISTLIRELCRVAFSMQTLIPPLDIAFGIDGELFSETKYHRSFDSDFTAALVAYHVWPALMENDVVIVKGEAVTKRGALLSRSRSPSPVRSGSPRR, encoded by the exons ATGGCCGACGGCTTGAGGCGGCTGGTAGCCGCGGAGAGCGGCAGGGTGCTacaggagaagctggagagcTGGTACCGGGACTACGAG ATTAATTCCTGTGATCAGAATCTAAACCGATGCTGTGAAATAATAGAATTGAACTCTGGGATTCAAGGGCAGCTCTTCACAATCCTCAATGAAACAGCTCAAGAAG GTGGGCATTATGCAGGCGTGGAAACAATAAAAACTCGTCTCCTGCCATGGCTAGGGACTTGTTTTTCCTGTGCTACTTCAGGAAGGCTCTTTGAAACCAACCTCTCTCTCACTCAG GATTCAATTGAGAGAGAGAGGCAGCTGAGAGACCTGGCCAGCAGTCAGACTCTTCAACTGCAAGAGCTGCAGGAAGAACTGACTTCAACTCGTCTACAGCTCAGCCATGTGCAGCAAGA TCTGAAGACTTCCCGTGCCCAAGagaaggatgccctgaggaagtTAGATCGTCTGAATGACTATGAGCAGCAGATTCAAATACTGCGGGATGAAATTTCTATCCTGGATGCCCAAAAGTCTGTTCTCCAGAGCAG GCTTGCACGGAGCCGCTCTCCTTCCCCAAGGCGCGGTGAGAACAGGTCACCTAGTCCACCTTGTCTGAGGAGCTGCTCACCTGGCCAAGCCAGGCGTACAAACGCTTCGCGTCGCGCCTGCCTGGTAGCTCGATTTGGTGACATCTATGCTCAGGAACGCTTGGATGCAGAGACCCTTTTGAGGACATACATCAGTGACACGGAGATGGTGCAGAGGATAATATTCATTGCAGCTGTg GAGTCTTTTCATGCAGCAAAGATGGCCTACAGGCAGTTCAAAGTACGTGTAAGAGAGACTCTGTCTCTAGGTCACTCGGGGCCTGAGTCTCTTGAAGACACTGTCCTGGATTATATAGTTCGCCACGAGGATCTGTATGACGTTCAAGCCAGTGTCAAT gAAGTAATTCGCTCCATGAACATCAACCCAAAGATTTCATTTCCACCAGAAATTGATTTCATTGTGATCAGCACTTTGATTCGAGAGTTGTGCCGTGTGGCTTTTTCAATGCAGACACTCATTCCTCCTCTTGATATTGCTTTTGGTATTGATGGAGAACTCTTCAGTGAGACCAA GTACCATCGTAGTTTTGACTCTGATTTCACAGCTGCCTTGGTGGCCTATCATGTATGGCCTGCTCTGATGGAAAACGATGTTGTAATTGTGAAGGGAGAGGCAGTCACAAAAAGAGGAGCTTTG TTGTCTCGAAGCCGCAGCCCTTCACCAGTGAGGAGCGGAAGCCCAA GACGTTAA
- the SPATA18 gene encoding mitochondria-eating protein isoform X1 yields MADGLRRLVAAESGRVLQEKLESWYRDYEINSCDQNLNRCCEIIELNSGIQGQLFTILNETAQEGGHYAGVETIKTRLLPWLGTCFSCATSGRLFETNLSLTQDSIERERQLRDLASSQTLQLQELQEELTSTRLQLSHVQQDLKTSRAQEKDALRKLDRLNDYEQQIQILRDEISILDAQKSVLQSRLARSRSPSPRRGENRSPSPPCLRSCSPGQARRTNASRRACLVARFGDIYAQERLDAETLLRTYISDTEMVQRIIFIAAVESFHAAKMAYRQFKVRVRETLSLGHSGPESLEDTVLDYIVRHEDLYDVQASVNEVIRSMNINPKISFPPEIDFIVISTLIRELCRVAFSMQTLIPPLDIAFGIDGELFSETKYHRSFDSDFTAALVAYHVWPALMENDVVIVKGEAVTKRGALWSCRSRSRSRSRSRSRSTSPLLSHRLSRSRSPSPVRSGSPRR; encoded by the exons ATGGCCGACGGCTTGAGGCGGCTGGTAGCCGCGGAGAGCGGCAGGGTGCTacaggagaagctggagagcTGGTACCGGGACTACGAG ATTAATTCCTGTGATCAGAATCTAAACCGATGCTGTGAAATAATAGAATTGAACTCTGGGATTCAAGGGCAGCTCTTCACAATCCTCAATGAAACAGCTCAAGAAG GTGGGCATTATGCAGGCGTGGAAACAATAAAAACTCGTCTCCTGCCATGGCTAGGGACTTGTTTTTCCTGTGCTACTTCAGGAAGGCTCTTTGAAACCAACCTCTCTCTCACTCAG GATTCAATTGAGAGAGAGAGGCAGCTGAGAGACCTGGCCAGCAGTCAGACTCTTCAACTGCAAGAGCTGCAGGAAGAACTGACTTCAACTCGTCTACAGCTCAGCCATGTGCAGCAAGA TCTGAAGACTTCCCGTGCCCAAGagaaggatgccctgaggaagtTAGATCGTCTGAATGACTATGAGCAGCAGATTCAAATACTGCGGGATGAAATTTCTATCCTGGATGCCCAAAAGTCTGTTCTCCAGAGCAG GCTTGCACGGAGCCGCTCTCCTTCCCCAAGGCGCGGTGAGAACAGGTCACCTAGTCCACCTTGTCTGAGGAGCTGCTCACCTGGCCAAGCCAGGCGTACAAACGCTTCGCGTCGCGCCTGCCTGGTAGCTCGATTTGGTGACATCTATGCTCAGGAACGCTTGGATGCAGAGACCCTTTTGAGGACATACATCAGTGACACGGAGATGGTGCAGAGGATAATATTCATTGCAGCTGTg GAGTCTTTTCATGCAGCAAAGATGGCCTACAGGCAGTTCAAAGTACGTGTAAGAGAGACTCTGTCTCTAGGTCACTCGGGGCCTGAGTCTCTTGAAGACACTGTCCTGGATTATATAGTTCGCCACGAGGATCTGTATGACGTTCAAGCCAGTGTCAAT gAAGTAATTCGCTCCATGAACATCAACCCAAAGATTTCATTTCCACCAGAAATTGATTTCATTGTGATCAGCACTTTGATTCGAGAGTTGTGCCGTGTGGCTTTTTCAATGCAGACACTCATTCCTCCTCTTGATATTGCTTTTGGTATTGATGGAGAACTCTTCAGTGAGACCAA GTACCATCGTAGTTTTGACTCTGATTTCACAGCTGCCTTGGTGGCCTATCATGTATGGCCTGCTCTGATGGAAAACGATGTTGTAATTGTGAAGGGAGAGGCAGTCACAAAAAGAGGAGCTTTG TGGTCTTGCAGAAgtagaagcagaagcagaagccgCAGCCGCAGCCGCAGCACCAGTCCTCTTCTGTCTCATCGT TTGTCTCGAAGCCGCAGCCCTTCACCAGTGAGGAGCGGAAGCCCAA GACGTTAA
- the SGCB gene encoding beta-sarcoglycan, with product MAGCPLAPGFGLGWAASRLRFPPGALRGPAARGGAGTAGPRPATLWAAPRSRRLYNRDGNVGRARRGGGCHGDAGRARLGCSNGATAPRSPGNASPNWRDRPASRSGAGLAPHRPARGCPPTPPRRRRREKMAAAASEQQSSNGPVKKSMREKAVERRNVNKEHNSNFKAGYIPIDEDRLHKTGLRGRKGNLAICVIVLLFILAVINLIITLVIWAVIRIGPNGCDSMEFHESGLLRFKQVSDMGVIHPLYKSTVGGRRNEDLVITGNNQPIVFQQGTTKLSVEKDKTSITSDIGMEFVDPRTQNTLFSTDYETHEFHLPNGVKILNVQKASTERITSNATSDLNIKVDGRAIVRGNEGVFITGKTIEFRMGGNMELRAENSIILNGTVMVSPSRLPSSSYGEQFNNGNWLRFKLCMCADGTLFKVQVTGHNMGCQTSVNPCGATH from the exons ATGGCCGGCTGTCCTCTCGCTCCcgggtttgggctgggctgggctgcgtCGCGTCTCCGTTTCCCCCCGGGAGCCCTCCgcgggccggcggcgcggggTGGAGCTGGTACCGCCGGCCCGAGGCCCGCTACTCTTTGGGCGGCGCCGCGTTCCCGCCGCCTTTATAATCGCGATGGTAACGtgggccgggcccggcgcggcggcgggtgCCACGGCGACGCGGGGAGGGCGCGCCTCGGTTGTAGCAACGGGGCGACAGCCCCACGTTCGCCTGGTAACGCGTCTCCGAACTGGCGGGACAGACCCGCCTCACGGAGCGGCGCCGGGCTCGCCCCTCACCGCCCCGCCAGGGGGtgccctcccacccctccaaggcggcggcggagggagaagatggcggcggccgccTCCGAGCAG CAAAGTTCCAATGGCCCGGTGAAGAAGTCTATGCGAGAGAAGGCTGTGGAACGCAGGAATGTTAATAAAGAGCACAACAGTAACTTTAAAGCGGGATACATCCCAATTGATGAAGACCGTCTCCATAAGACAGGCTTACGTGGCAGGAAAGGCAACTTGGCCATTTGTGTGAttgttcttctttttattttggctGTCATCAATCTTATT ATTACACTAGTTATCTGGGCAGTGATTCGAATCGGTCCCAATGGCTGTGACAGTATGGAGTTCCATGAGAGTGGCTTGTTGCGGTTTAAGCAGGTTTCTGACATGGGCGTTATACATCCATTATATAAAAGCACTGTAGGAGGCAGACGGAATGAAGATTTGGTGATCACTGGAAATAATCAGCCT ATTGTATTTCAGCAAGGAACAACCAAGCTTAGCGTTGAAAAAGACAAAACTTCTATTACCAGCGATATTGGCATGGAATTTGTCGACCCACGGACACAAAATACCTTGTTCAGCACAGACTACGAAACTCATGAGTTTCATCTGCCAAATGGAGTTAAAATCTTGAATGTACAAAAGGCCTCTACAGAGAGG aTTACCAGCAATGCAACCAGTGATCTAAACATAAAGGTTGATGGCCGTGCTATTGTCCGTGGAAACGAAGGTGTGTTCATCACAGGGAAGACCATTGAGTTTCGAATGGGGGGTAACATGGAACTTAGAGCA GAAAACAGCATTATCCTGAATGGAACTGTGATGGTCAGCCCATCGCGACTGCCAAGTTCTTCTTACGGGGAACAGTTCAATAACGGCAACTGGCTGCGTTTCAAGCTCTGTATGTGCGCGGATGGGACGCTGTTCAAGGTTCAGGTGACAGGTCATAACATGGGTTGTCAGACTTCTGTCAATCCGTGCGGAGCCACGCACTAA
- the SPATA18 gene encoding mitochondria-eating protein isoform X4, with protein sequence MSELKDSIERERQLRDLASSQTLQLQELQEELTSTRLQLSHVQQDLKTSRAQEKDALRKLDRLNDYEQQIQILRDEISILDAQKSVLQSRLARSRSPSPRRGENRSPSPPCLRSCSPGQARRTNASRRACLVARFGDIYAQERLDAETLLRTYISDTEMVQRIIFIAAVESFHAAKMAYRQFKVRVRETLSLGHSGPESLEDTVLDYIVRHEDLYDVQASVNEVIRSMNINPKISFPPEIDFIVISTLIRELCRVAFSMQTLIPPLDIAFGIDGELFSETKYHRSFDSDFTAALVAYHVWPALMENDVVIVKGEAVTKRGALWSCRSRSRSRSRSRSRSTSPLLSHRLSRSRSPSPVRSGSPRR encoded by the exons ATGAGTGAGCTGAAG GATTCAATTGAGAGAGAGAGGCAGCTGAGAGACCTGGCCAGCAGTCAGACTCTTCAACTGCAAGAGCTGCAGGAAGAACTGACTTCAACTCGTCTACAGCTCAGCCATGTGCAGCAAGA TCTGAAGACTTCCCGTGCCCAAGagaaggatgccctgaggaagtTAGATCGTCTGAATGACTATGAGCAGCAGATTCAAATACTGCGGGATGAAATTTCTATCCTGGATGCCCAAAAGTCTGTTCTCCAGAGCAG GCTTGCACGGAGCCGCTCTCCTTCCCCAAGGCGCGGTGAGAACAGGTCACCTAGTCCACCTTGTCTGAGGAGCTGCTCACCTGGCCAAGCCAGGCGTACAAACGCTTCGCGTCGCGCCTGCCTGGTAGCTCGATTTGGTGACATCTATGCTCAGGAACGCTTGGATGCAGAGACCCTTTTGAGGACATACATCAGTGACACGGAGATGGTGCAGAGGATAATATTCATTGCAGCTGTg GAGTCTTTTCATGCAGCAAAGATGGCCTACAGGCAGTTCAAAGTACGTGTAAGAGAGACTCTGTCTCTAGGTCACTCGGGGCCTGAGTCTCTTGAAGACACTGTCCTGGATTATATAGTTCGCCACGAGGATCTGTATGACGTTCAAGCCAGTGTCAAT gAAGTAATTCGCTCCATGAACATCAACCCAAAGATTTCATTTCCACCAGAAATTGATTTCATTGTGATCAGCACTTTGATTCGAGAGTTGTGCCGTGTGGCTTTTTCAATGCAGACACTCATTCCTCCTCTTGATATTGCTTTTGGTATTGATGGAGAACTCTTCAGTGAGACCAA GTACCATCGTAGTTTTGACTCTGATTTCACAGCTGCCTTGGTGGCCTATCATGTATGGCCTGCTCTGATGGAAAACGATGTTGTAATTGTGAAGGGAGAGGCAGTCACAAAAAGAGGAGCTTTG TGGTCTTGCAGAAgtagaagcagaagcagaagccgCAGCCGCAGCCGCAGCACCAGTCCTCTTCTGTCTCATCGT TTGTCTCGAAGCCGCAGCCCTTCACCAGTGAGGAGCGGAAGCCCAA GACGTTAA
- the SPATA18 gene encoding mitochondria-eating protein isoform X3 produces MADGLRRLVAAESGRVLQEKLESWYRDYEINSCDQNLNRCCEIIELNSGIQGQLFTILNETAQEGGHYAGVETIKTRLLPWLGTCFSCATSGRLFETNLSLTQDSIERERQLRDLASSQTLQLQELQEELTSTRLQLSHVQQELARSRSPSPRRGENRSPSPPCLRSCSPGQARRTNASRRACLVARFGDIYAQERLDAETLLRTYISDTEMVQRIIFIAAVESFHAAKMAYRQFKVRVRETLSLGHSGPESLEDTVLDYIVRHEDLYDVQASVNEVIRSMNINPKISFPPEIDFIVISTLIRELCRVAFSMQTLIPPLDIAFGIDGELFSETKYHRSFDSDFTAALVAYHVWPALMENDVVIVKGEAVTKRGALWSCRSRSRSRSRSRSRSTSPLLSHRLSRSRSPSPVRSGSPRR; encoded by the exons ATGGCCGACGGCTTGAGGCGGCTGGTAGCCGCGGAGAGCGGCAGGGTGCTacaggagaagctggagagcTGGTACCGGGACTACGAG ATTAATTCCTGTGATCAGAATCTAAACCGATGCTGTGAAATAATAGAATTGAACTCTGGGATTCAAGGGCAGCTCTTCACAATCCTCAATGAAACAGCTCAAGAAG GTGGGCATTATGCAGGCGTGGAAACAATAAAAACTCGTCTCCTGCCATGGCTAGGGACTTGTTTTTCCTGTGCTACTTCAGGAAGGCTCTTTGAAACCAACCTCTCTCTCACTCAG GATTCAATTGAGAGAGAGAGGCAGCTGAGAGACCTGGCCAGCAGTCAGACTCTTCAACTGCAAGAGCTGCAGGAAGAACTGACTTCAACTCGTCTACAGCTCAGCCATGTGCAGCAAGA GCTTGCACGGAGCCGCTCTCCTTCCCCAAGGCGCGGTGAGAACAGGTCACCTAGTCCACCTTGTCTGAGGAGCTGCTCACCTGGCCAAGCCAGGCGTACAAACGCTTCGCGTCGCGCCTGCCTGGTAGCTCGATTTGGTGACATCTATGCTCAGGAACGCTTGGATGCAGAGACCCTTTTGAGGACATACATCAGTGACACGGAGATGGTGCAGAGGATAATATTCATTGCAGCTGTg GAGTCTTTTCATGCAGCAAAGATGGCCTACAGGCAGTTCAAAGTACGTGTAAGAGAGACTCTGTCTCTAGGTCACTCGGGGCCTGAGTCTCTTGAAGACACTGTCCTGGATTATATAGTTCGCCACGAGGATCTGTATGACGTTCAAGCCAGTGTCAAT gAAGTAATTCGCTCCATGAACATCAACCCAAAGATTTCATTTCCACCAGAAATTGATTTCATTGTGATCAGCACTTTGATTCGAGAGTTGTGCCGTGTGGCTTTTTCAATGCAGACACTCATTCCTCCTCTTGATATTGCTTTTGGTATTGATGGAGAACTCTTCAGTGAGACCAA GTACCATCGTAGTTTTGACTCTGATTTCACAGCTGCCTTGGTGGCCTATCATGTATGGCCTGCTCTGATGGAAAACGATGTTGTAATTGTGAAGGGAGAGGCAGTCACAAAAAGAGGAGCTTTG TGGTCTTGCAGAAgtagaagcagaagcagaagccgCAGCCGCAGCCGCAGCACCAGTCCTCTTCTGTCTCATCGT TTGTCTCGAAGCCGCAGCCCTTCACCAGTGAGGAGCGGAAGCCCAA GACGTTAA